Proteins found in one Leishmania donovani BPK282A1 complete genome, chromosome 13 genomic segment:
- a CDS encoding endomembrane protein, putative has translation MGLSSLLTSAALVCMLCINAASASKHTYLGGDEVTVFASKMHPHGNTYETYHYTLLPGCALQEEKKSLTLGELLAGERVFTLATDIRFNHNTSDRVLCKHKFNVYEAKILAYVIQRNYLYELTIDELPVWGAIGDKISDNELSIFLHQTFYIGVNGNEIVNVTFETSSPAKFEIDTVYTFTYSVVFEPSTVEYANRFSTVFETRYVSSRTRLASLINTSLIVLLLFSLIALILSRTLRSEHAKIEREAQFRLEGQDIIDESGWRCLYADVFRVPRHTGIFCAILGCGTQLLLLTALTIFLSVVSNHRTSMSHNLVTFSVLGYVFTSSIAGYVSGYQFMGCGFMAPPMASKWIRAFHVTFLLVPVIYTTVFSPTWFVAMIYGSSKLPCFKGVIIVLCLWVFVAYPLCLAGVLCSRYVFRRTERRRNIPHVNQIPRLIPRPPRKLLAPRYLLLVSGILPFIAVFVEFSFVFTSIWSLRPFHFYGFLTVTAIFYIVVTACVSVVATFVLLSTENHYWKWMSIGFGASCAAYTFAYAVFFYLFKTSMHGPFMLVLYYSYCFVIMLFLALIGGTVSYFAASYFVKAIYAQAKND, from the coding sequence ATGGGCCTTTCCTCTTTGCTGACTTCGGCagcgcttgtgtgcatgctCTGCATAAACGCTGCCAGCGCATCAAAGCATACATACCTGGGCGGTGATGAGGTCACAGTCTTTGCTAGCAAAATGCACCCGCACGGCAACACATACGAGACCTATCACTACACATTATTGCCAGGGTGCGCTTtgcaggaagagaagaagTCACTCACTCTTGGTGAGCTTCTTGCAGGTGAGCGCGTCTTCACTTTAGCCACGGATATTCGATTCAACCACAACACTAGCGATAGGGTTTTGTGCAAACACAAATTTAATGTCTACGAAGCAAAGATTTTGGCGTATGTAATCCAACGCAACTATCTTTACGAACTCACTATCGATGAGCTACCAGTGTGGGGTGCGATCGGCGACAAAATCAGTGACAATGAACTTTCGATTTTCCTTCACCAGACATTTTACATTGGTGTGAACGGAAATGAAATTGTGAACGTCACGTTTGAGACGAGCTCACCAGCGAAATTCGAAATCGATACCGTTTACACCTTTACATATTCGGTAGTTTTCGAGCCATCGACCGTGGAGTACGCCAATCGATTTTCGACCGTATTCGAAACGCGCTACGTCAGCTCACGAACGCGACTCGCCTCTCTTATCAACACGAGCTTGATTGTGCTGCTACTTTTTTCTCTCATCGCACTCATTCTTTCGCGaacgctgcgcagcgagcacgcGAAAATAGAAAGGGAGGCGCAGTTTCGTTTGGAAGGGCAGGACATCATCGACGAGTCAGGGTGGAGGTGCCTGTACGCGGATGTATTTCGGGTGCCGCGACATACTGGCATATTTTGCGCCATCCTTGGGTGCGGCAcgcagcttctgctgctgaCAGCCTTGACCATTTTTTTGTCTGTCGTGAGTAATCATCGTACCTCGATGAGCCACAACTTGGTGACCTTTTCTGTGCTTGGCTATGTCTTCACTAGTAGCATTGCCGGCTATGTTTCCGGATATCAGTTTATGGGGTGTGGCTTTATGGCACCGCCCATGGCGTCGAAGTGGATTCGCGCATTTCATGTCACTTTCCTCTTGGTGCCAGTGATTTACACGACGGTCTTTTCCCCCACCTGGTTTGTTGCAATGATATATGGGTCTTCGAAACTTCCGTGCTTCAAAGGAGTCATTATTGTTCTGTGTTTGTGGGTCTTCGTTGCATACCCGCTGTGCCTCGCCGGTGTTCTATGCAGCCGCTACGTATTTCGGCGAACGGAGCGGAGAAGAAATATCCCGCACGTCAATCAAATTCCACGCCTCAttccgcggccaccgcggaAATTGCTAGCACCTCGCTACCTCTTGTTGGTGAGTGGCATCCTTCCTTTCATCGCTGTCTTCGTGGAATTCAGCTTTGTTTTCACTTCCATCTGGTCACTCAGGCCTTTTCACTTCTACGGATTTCTCACCGTTACAGCAATTTTTTACATTGTCGTAaccgcgtgcgtgtcggttGTTGCGACTTTTGTACTGCTGTCGACAGAGAACCATTACTGGAAATGGATGTCCATCGGCTTCGGGGCATCCTGCGCAGCTTACACTTTTGCCTATGCGGTCTTCTTTTATCTTTTCAAGACCTCGATGCATGGACCGTTCATGCTTGTGCTGTACTACTCGTATTGCTTTGTGATTATGTTGTTTTTAGCTCTCATCGGTGGAACGGTGAGCTATTTCGCTGCCTCTTACTTTGTGAAGGCGATTTATGCGCAAGCGAAGAATGACTGA